The following are from one region of the Melaminivora suipulveris genome:
- the pstS gene encoding phosphate ABC transporter substrate-binding protein PstS: MKVSAIRVLVSGVVAMGALSSAWAQQEATGAGASFPAPLYSKWAADYHKATGVKINYQSVGSGAGLRQIEAKTVDFGASDAPLKDEELTAKGLVQFPTVIGGIVPVVNIKGIQPGQLKLSGQVIGDIYLGKITKWNDEAIKVLNPGVNLPDAAIAPVRRADGSGTTFGFTNYLSKVNAEWKSKVGEGTAVNWPLGAGGKGNEGVAAFVGRLPNSIGYVEYAYVKQNKLTYAQMQNSAGNFVSPDESSFKAAAAGADWAKSFYQILTHQPGKDAWPITSATFILMHKKQDKPVQAATALKFFEWAYKSGDQTASDLDYVAMPESVKGVIMKSWGDIKDASGQAIALK, from the coding sequence ATGAAAGTCTCTGCGATTCGGGTTCTGGTGTCTGGTGTGGTGGCGATGGGCGCGCTCTCCAGCGCCTGGGCACAGCAGGAAGCGACGGGCGCGGGCGCCAGCTTCCCCGCGCCGCTGTACTCCAAGTGGGCCGCCGACTACCACAAGGCCACGGGCGTGAAGATCAACTACCAGTCCGTGGGCTCGGGCGCCGGCCTGCGCCAGATCGAGGCCAAGACGGTGGACTTCGGCGCCTCCGACGCGCCGCTCAAGGACGAGGAGCTGACAGCCAAGGGCCTGGTGCAGTTCCCCACCGTCATCGGCGGCATCGTGCCGGTGGTGAACATCAAGGGCATCCAGCCCGGCCAGCTGAAACTCAGCGGCCAGGTCATCGGCGACATCTACCTGGGCAAGATCACCAAGTGGAACGACGAGGCCATCAAGGTGCTGAACCCCGGCGTGAACCTGCCTGACGCAGCCATCGCCCCCGTGCGCCGCGCCGACGGCTCGGGCACGACCTTCGGCTTCACCAACTACCTGTCCAAAGTGAACGCCGAGTGGAAGTCCAAGGTGGGCGAGGGCACGGCCGTGAACTGGCCGCTGGGAGCCGGCGGCAAGGGCAACGAGGGCGTGGCTGCCTTCGTGGGCCGCCTGCCCAACTCCATCGGCTACGTCGAGTATGCCTACGTCAAGCAGAACAAGCTGACCTACGCGCAGATGCAAAACAGCGCCGGCAATTTCGTCTCGCCCGACGAGTCGTCGTTCAAGGCTGCTGCCGCGGGCGCCGACTGGGCCAAGAGCTTCTACCAGATCCTGACCCACCAGCCCGGCAAGGATGCCTGGCCCATCACCTCGGCCACCTTCATCCTGATGCACAAGAAGCAGGACAAGCCGGTGCAGGCCGCCACGGCGCTGAAGTTTTTCGAATGGGCCTACAAGAGCGGCGACCAGACCGCCTCCGATCTGGACTACGTGGCGATGCCCGAGAGCGTCAAGGGTGTCATCATGAAGTCCTGGGGCGACATCAAGGACG